From a region of the Haematobia irritans isolate KBUSLIRL chromosome 4, ASM5000362v1, whole genome shotgun sequence genome:
- the Crtc gene encoding CREB-regulated transcription coactivator — MANPRKFSEKIALQRLKQAEGTAEFEKIMNEVKATRVDTNTLNNADASDSVSIHGNASLTGGSGGSGSSSGASGGGASPDANTISGGPIAVSSGPYRESRGRSMGGGPMRRPSERKQDRSPYGSTAGGLVLSGMPNSTQNTYLSPPMDTSWRRSNSDSALHQTLNMTEGNFGTSPQNSDLNSLHANYHHQHSQTSHQQQHHSQRSHSPNIGRSYSPQAQRRKNTMLQQQQMQQQQLHIQRLQMQQQQQAQQHHQLQSQQLQNSQHHMQQQTLCNANKFNNSNIPGNVMGSFANTGSLPDLTSVHFAPVSNNLPQMMQQPQQHNTLSPLLSPNPNNGCHERDQSPSPFSPPSGGGGGCGPPSPYHQQENSPTSVANISTANNQQTSPHLSFTNLSVQSPVNVSQQNAAQNPNTSFSTLPTLGAGSSAGNLTEYRQPLNPPSPGSSPGLLISGPSNDLHTSAPGSPIRHCQSNSGGGQNQSITIQQTSFGAIDSNQVYNNLHSTFHNDFEQFHLGDSCQSPQNNYDALDFDKYVTTGTAIGQGPQQHHVFNNKLYDMGDLSSSSANSTRTQSTSTTTNCSNNNNNLGTSIDNNTSRDGRQQQHHSNSQHFQHMNNNSSANTSTTNGPTSCRTGLMNNNGGQDLVSANTSPIPSPLSHCTPTPSSPLPIPMPSHSPAHNQQLSLSVQTSPHNSPMHSPHHAPSPLSVSSPGLSILGGSISPVPSSSAQILNNHHHNHMNNQNHQHLQHNHVNSQQQQNQTHTTPTTATNIPQIIFSDYSSAAGDIFDNLDLDLGQIDEPGMQMLSDQNPIMISDPSIEDSFRRDLN, encoded by the coding sequence ATGGCGAACCCTAGGAAATTCAGTGAGAAGATAGCACTGCAGAGGCTAAAGCAAGCCGAAGGGACTGCCGAGtttgaaaaaatcatgaatgaaGTGAAAGCTACTCGTGTCGACACTAATACTTTGAACAATGCAGACGCATCAGATAGCGTGTCCATCCATGGGAATGCAAGTTTAACTGGGGGAAGTGGTGGTAGTGGAAGTAGTAGTGGGGCTAGTGGAGGAGGAGCTTCGCCAGATGCCAATACTATTTCTGGCGGTCCAATTGCTGTTTCTTCGGGGCCATACCGCGAGTCTCGAGGGCGCAGTATGGGTGGTGGGCCAATGAGAAGGCCGTCGGAGAGAAAACAGGATAGATCTCCATATGGAAGCACTGCCGGCGGATTGGTTTTGAGTGGCATGCCGAATAGTACGCAAAATACGTATCTGAGTCCACCCATGGATACAAGTTGGCGCAGATCAAACTCCGACTCAGCCTTGCATCAAACATTGAATATGACTGAAGGCAATTTCGGAACATCGCCGCAGAACAGTGACTTAAACTCATTGCATGCCAATTATCACCATCAGCACAGTCAGACAAGCCACCAACAACAGCATCATAGTCAGAGATCTCATTCGCCAAATATAGGTCGTAGTTATAGTCCGCAGGCACAACGGAGGAAAAATACCATGTTACAACAGCAACAAATGCAGCAGCAGCAGTTGCATATTCAGCGCTTGCAaatgcagcaacaacaacaagcaCAACAACATCACCAACTTCAAAGTCAACAACTGCAAAATTCCCAGCATCACATGCAACAGCAAACATTGTGCAATGCCAATAAGTTCAACAACTCGAATATACCAGGAAATGTTATGGGAAGCTTTGCCAATACGGGTTCATTGCCTGACCTTACATCTGTGCACTTTGCTCCCGTATCCAACAACTTACCACAGATGATGCAACAACCTCAGCAACATAACACTCTGTCACCATTATTGTCTCCGAATCCAAATAATGGATGTCACGAAAGGGATCAGTCTCCAAGTCCATTCAGCCCGCCCTCAGGTGGAGGCGGTGGGTGTGGTCCACCTTCGCCATATCACCAGCAAGAGAACTCTCCCACATCAGTGGCGAATATATCTACGGCCAACAACCAACAAACGTCACCGCATTTATCATTCACCAACCTCTCAGTACAGTCACCAGTCAATGTGTCTCAACAAAATGCCGCACAAAATCCAAATACCAGCTTCAGCACTTTACCAACACTGGGAGCAGGTAGTTCAGCGGGCAATCTCACTGAATATCGCCAACCTCTAAATCCTCCAAGTCCAGGTTCCTCACCCGGCCTTCTGATATCGGGTCCATCTAACGATTTACACACAAGTGCACCTGGTAGTCCCATAAGACATTGCCAAAGTAATAGCGGCGGTGGACAAAATCAGTCAATAACAATACAACAGACATCATTTGGTGCGATAGACAGCAACCAGGTCTACAATAACCTACATTCTACATTTCACAATGACTTTGAGCAATTTCATTTGGGAGACAGTTGCCAGTCACCACAGAATAATTATGATGCGTTGGATTTTGATAAATACGTTACAACGGGAACCGCCATTGGCCAAGGGCCGCAGCAGCACCACGTTTTCAATAATAAGCTTTATGACATGGGTGACTTGTCTTCTTCTTCCGCCAATTCGACAAGGACACAAAGCACTAGCACCACAACAAATTGcagcaataacaacaataatttgGGCACATCTATCGACAACAACACTAGTAGGGATGGTCGTCAGCAGCAGCACCACAGTAATTCGCAACATTTCCAACACATGAATAACAACTCTTCGGCAAATACCTCGACAACCAATGGGCCCACATCGTGCAGAACAGGTTTAATGAACAATAACGGAGGACAGGACTTGGTATCGGCCAATACCTCACCTATACCATCGCCCCTTTCTCACTGCACGCCAACCCCCTCGTCACCCTTACCAATACCAATGCCTTCGCATTCTCCTGCTCACAACCAACAGCTCTCACTGTCGGTACAGACATCACCACATAATTCACCCATGCATTCGCCCCATCACGCGCCTTCGCCGTTATCGGTATCGTCTCCAGGGTTATCCATCTTGGGCGGTAGTATATCTCCGGTACCCTCTTCTTCGGCGCAGATATTAAATAATCACCATCATAACCACATGAACAACCAAAATCATCAGCATCTGCAACATAACCATGTTAACTCCCAGCAGCAACAAAATCAAACGCACACCACCCCCACAACCGCTACAAATATACCGCAGATAATCTTCTCTGATTATTCTTCAGCTGCCGGTGATATTTTCGATAATCTGGATTTGGACCTTGGGCAAATCGACGAGCCCGGCATGCAGATGCTGTCCGATCAAAATCCCATAATGATTTCCGATCCTTCAATAGAGGATAGTTTTCGTAGAGATCTTAACTGA